ATTGTATCGGCAAAAAGATAACATACGGCAAAAAGATAACATAAAGCAAAAATTGAGATCCCATTCAAAAACTATAGGATCAATAATTGctgtatatattttgtaatttacatATTAACCCTGTCCTGTCCTCTTCCCTCCGGCTGTCCTGTCCTTTCGGTAACCCACTGTCCTGCTCCACCAAAAGCCGCAAAAATTCCTTAACCTGAAAACATGACGAAATCTATATTAACCTGGCATGTAAAATACAAActaattatgtttatatatatatatatatatatatataaatttgagtTAAAAGTCCTACCTCAGATGGTTCTTGCAAAGAATAAGATGCGCTTGTTTCCTTTGCAACTCTAGAGACAAGGATCCCAAATCCTTGTCCGTTATGGCGCAGAACCTAAATTATGACGTAACAAAATCGTTAAAATCTCGACTCCTAATTCGGAGAAATATTGGACAACTAATTATGAGGAGATCTAGATGATGCTAGCCAGTACTAAAGAAAATCAGCTAGCTACCTACCTTGAACGCATCCTCATCAGTCTGATCATCTCCAATATAGATCGGCAAAACATCATTAGAATTGGCATATCCTGATCAAGGAAGATATTATAAAAAGACGATAATCATTAGAAGTGAAAAATATGaccctaattattttattgagtcAACAAAGGAAAATTCCAGGCTGTTGTGAGCAGATCAGAAATTGCAGCAACACTTACCTAGTGATTCCAGCAAGAATTCAAGGGCTTTGCCCTTGTCCCATTTGATGGTTGGACGGATCTCCAAAACCTGTTTCAAACGACGCACGGGTCAAGCATATTAAcacactaaataaataaataaaaggactTTGACCCATTACTAAAATACACAGAATCTTCTTGATATACGGAATTTCCTCTTCTTTCAGATATAGAAACATGAGAAGTAGATAGAAGATGTGGAGGTACCTTCCTCCCTTGTGTCAGTTTAAGTTTTGGATACGCACTGAGCACCACCCTAACTTGCTCTGCTAATGCAGCCCAACTCTGACCCACCAAAATACAAccgaaaaaacaaaataagctTATATTAGTCTTCCATGTTATATACGAGCAAAAACAATCGAACAAATAAAGAGGTTTTGGTCACCTTTTCATCGACGCAGCGGAAGTGTACGGATAGGCAAAACTTGTTGTTTTCAACCTTTGCTCCTGGGATGGAACTGATTTCGTTTATCAAGGCTTTGTACACCTGAAAAGTAAAAACGTAAGAGTTCACTGTTTGTCCCTCCTACATGCATCTTTCCGATATTTGGCTTGACTTTTACTGCaataaaaatgggaaaaaaaaaaaaagaaaacctcaacGATCATGGGCAGAAACTCAGAAGCAGCTTCGAAGATGACTGCTTGATTTCCCTGAATCATCAGAAGAGTGAAGAAAAAATTCTAAGAACATGCAGCAAAACGAAGAATAAATTAACCAAGTGTTtgctatttttcctttttgtacaTGCTAGGACTCACTTTGTCGCATTTTCGGTGTTTGGAAGGTCCCTTGATATCCATCCCGTGGCTGCCCGCATAGAATAGTTCTTCTAAccttacaaaattataaacctGCAAATttgataacaaaataaaatattaaaaaaaaagggtactcGTCCAGTGTTACACAGAAAAATGTACGGTAGTAGACAACTAATGCAATTTTATGGTTCTGGGAATGCACCTTATCCCTGCACCTCCCACTCACTATGGCTGTGGGGAAGTATCTAGCCACATCCCTTACAGCTTCTCTCATCTGCTTTAAAGAAGCATGGAAGAAAAATGTGAATGACATTTAAGTTTACCAAAATCTGAAACCTAAGAGAAGATGCATGAATTTgggggaaaacaaaaaagaaaaaaaacattaatataaaattgtTGGAAACGAAGTTGGTGCAAAGGATAACGAACCTCTATGGACATGAATGCTTGATCTGGATCTTCGACAATAGGAGAGAGGGTGCCATCATAATCCAGAAACATCACAATCTGCTTGCCCTTGGAAGCTGATATAATCTGCTCGAAGTTTTCTAACGCCGATGGATGACGGAGCTGTTGTTCAAACAGTTAAGAACCAAAGAGATTATTCGTAAATAACATACCATTATTAATGAGAGAAAGTTAAGGAGCGTGTAGAGAGAGGCTGACACTTACAATCCAGGagcttttttcttctgtttcagGCAAAGAAGGCGTGGATTTGGTTCGGGTAGGCGAGGAGTCTCTCATGGAATCAACCCAGGTACTGACCCTGGCTCCTCTTCCAGTATCATGCCTCTTTATGAGTTTCTTTTTGGATATGGCAATGCGCCCACCAAGCGCAGCCAGAGTTTTTGGGATCGCGGGTGAGAACAGTGCTGAATTCGACGCGGCAAGTCTAACCTTTCCGATAGGCGACGTGCAATCAGAAACCACCACATTCTGCTTAGTCATTTTTCCTCTATCCTCAGCCCTGCATAAACACCAAAACACTCTTATCTTCAGATCACAATAAGAAGATAGAAATCAATGGAAAATCCCATTGAGGTTCGACGAAACCAAATGAAGAGTGATATGATAGATACCTCGAGGTTTTTAAAAGTTTCGCGAAAAACAG
This genomic interval from Juglans microcarpa x Juglans regia isolate MS1-56 chromosome 4D, Jm3101_v1.0, whole genome shotgun sequence contains the following:
- the LOC121261535 gene encoding probable trehalose-phosphate phosphatase D; the protein is MTKQNVVVSDCTSPIGKVRLAASNSALFSPAIPKTLAALGGRIAISKKKLIKRHDTGRGARVSTWVDSMRDSSPTRTKSTPSLPETEEKSSWILRHPSALENFEQIISASKGKQIVMFLDYDGTLSPIVEDPDQAFMSIEMREAVRDVARYFPTAIVSGRCRDKVYNFVRLEELFYAGSHGMDIKGPSKHRKCDKGNQAVIFEAASEFLPMIVEVYKALINEISSIPGAKVENNKFCLSVHFRCVDEKSWAALAEQVRVVLSAYPKLKLTQGRKVLEIRPTIKWDKGKALEFLLESLGYANSNDVLPIYIGDDQTDEDAFKVLRHNGQGFGILVSRVAKETSASYSLQEPSEVKEFLRLLVEQDSGLPKGQDSRREEDRTGLICKLQNIYSNY